The Pseudomonas sp. G2-4 genome window below encodes:
- a CDS encoding M14-type cytosolic carboxypeptidase, which translates to MTVAKSSFDISANFDSGNIQVVDISNPLQSLLKIRPDTRSAHFQWFHFKASGLHVGQEYSFRLLNASQSSYNKAWTGYQTVASYDHVNWFRIPTQFEGDALRFHLEAEQPHAWFAYFEPYSRGRHDWLIEQALHKAGTELLATGKSVEGRDIQLLRKGSGAEGRRKVWIIAQQHPGEHMAEWFMEGVIERLQHQDDPQLEQLLAKADLYLVPNMNPDGAFHGHLRTNAVGQDLNRAWQNASPEVSPEVFFVQQQMEKYGVDLFLDAHGDEEIPHVFTAGCEGNPGYTPRIAELEERFRNHLKHQTKDFQTTYGYTRDEPGRANMTLACNAVGQKYDCLSLTLEMPFKDHDDHPNPLTGWSGKRSMQLGKDVLSTIADMVDELR; encoded by the coding sequence GTGACCGTGGCTAAATCCTCTTTTGATATCAGCGCCAATTTTGACAGCGGCAACATTCAGGTCGTCGACATCAGCAATCCGTTGCAGTCGTTGCTGAAGATCAGGCCCGACACCCGCAGCGCCCACTTTCAATGGTTCCACTTCAAGGCCAGCGGCCTGCACGTTGGCCAGGAATATTCCTTTCGCCTGCTCAATGCCAGCCAATCGTCCTACAACAAGGCGTGGACTGGTTACCAGACAGTCGCCTCTTACGATCACGTGAACTGGTTCCGTATTCCCACACAGTTCGAAGGCGACGCCCTGCGCTTTCACCTGGAAGCCGAACAACCTCACGCCTGGTTTGCCTACTTCGAACCCTACAGCCGTGGTCGTCACGACTGGTTGATCGAGCAAGCGTTGCACAAGGCCGGCACCGAACTGTTGGCCACCGGTAAAAGCGTGGAAGGTCGTGACATTCAATTGCTGCGCAAAGGTAGCGGCGCCGAAGGTCGGCGCAAGGTCTGGATCATCGCCCAGCAGCATCCGGGCGAGCATATGGCCGAATGGTTCATGGAGGGCGTGATCGAACGCCTCCAACACCAGGATGACCCACAGCTGGAACAACTGCTTGCCAAGGCCGATTTGTATCTGGTGCCGAACATGAACCCGGACGGTGCGTTTCATGGCCATCTGCGTACCAACGCGGTGGGCCAGGACCTCAACCGAGCCTGGCAGAACGCCAGCCCCGAAGTCAGTCCCGAGGTATTTTTCGTACAACAGCAAATGGAAAAGTACGGCGTCGACCTGTTTCTCGACGCTCATGGTGATGAAGAAATCCCCCACGTCTTCACGGCCGGATGCGAAGGCAATCCAGGCTACACGCCGCGCATTGCCGAACTCGAAGAGCGCTTTCGCAATCACCTCAAACATCAGACCAAAGACTTCCAGACCACTTACGGCTACACCCGCGACGAACCGGGCCGGGCCAACATGACGTTGGCCTGTAACGCGGTTGGTCAGAAATACGATTGCTTGTCCCTGACCCTGGAAATGCCGTTCAAGGACCACGACGACCATCCGAACCCGCTCACCGGCTGGTCCGGCAAGCGCTCGATGCAATTGGGCAAGGATGTGTTGAGCACTATTGCGGACATGGTTGACGAATTGCGCTGA
- a CDS encoding DUF3077 domain-containing protein translates to MDIPSKDQPNSPLNSTFPSLQDCPAAQRALDYYLKPSVSNAQQEHRFFDVNHNISAEEALVHACDLLRCAAATAHESANQLNGSNRDLAFSVVHMIDLVKVMLDRSLDGYPTR, encoded by the coding sequence ATGGACATCCCCAGCAAAGATCAGCCCAACAGCCCGCTCAACAGCACGTTTCCTTCACTGCAAGATTGCCCGGCGGCCCAACGCGCCCTCGACTACTACTTGAAACCAAGTGTTTCGAATGCACAGCAAGAGCATCGTTTCTTCGACGTCAATCACAACATCAGCGCAGAGGAAGCCCTGGTTCACGCGTGTGACCTGCTGCGCTGCGCGGCGGCCACCGCCCACGAATCCGCCAACCAACTCAATGGTTCGAACCGTGACCTGGCATTTTCAGTGGTGCATATGATTGATCTGGTCAAGGTGATGCTTGACCGGTCCCTGGATGGCTACCCTACTCGCTAG
- a CDS encoding acetyl/propionyl/methylcrotonyl-CoA carboxylase subunit alpha: MSAPVLTTLLVANRGEIACRVMRTAKAMGLTTVAVHSATDRDARHSREADIRVDLGGSKAADSYLQIDKLIAAALASGAQAIHPGYGFLSENAGFARAIEQAGLIFLGPPASAIDAMGSKSAAKALMETAGVPLVPGYHGEAQDLDTFRDACERIGYPVLLKATAGGGGKGMKVVEDVSQLAEALASAQREAQSSFGDSRMLVEKYLLKPRHVEIQVFADQHGNCLYLNERDCSIQRRHQKVVEEAPAPGLSPELRRAMGEAAVRSAQAIGYVGAGTVEFLLDARGEFFFMEMNTRLQVEHPVTEAITGLDLVAWQIRVARGERLPITQEQVPLLGHAIEVRLYAEDPANDFLPATGRLALYRESAEGPGRRVDSGVEEGDEISPFYDPMLGKLIAWGEDREQARLRLLSMLDEFAIGGLKTNISFLRRIVAHPAFAAAELDTGFIPRYQAQLLPEPGELDDDFWLAAAHGFALSLMSRVRSDDAHSPWANTDGLRLGLPRETTLHLSCEGQDRAMTLDVATGSAQRQGDQLIIEHNGLRRRHRAIRAGDSLFLQWEGDLHRIDVHDPLAAAESSHGHQGGLTAPMNGSIVRVLVNVGQTVETGTQLVVLEAMKMEHSIRAPKTGVIKALYCQEGEMVSEGSVLVAFEE; this comes from the coding sequence ATGAGCGCCCCTGTCCTCACCACTTTGCTAGTGGCCAACCGTGGCGAAATCGCCTGCCGCGTGATGCGTACCGCCAAGGCCATGGGCCTGACCACCGTGGCCGTGCACAGCGCCACCGACCGCGATGCCCGCCACAGCCGCGAAGCCGACATTCGCGTCGACCTGGGCGGCAGCAAGGCGGCCGACAGTTACCTGCAAATCGACAAACTGATTGCCGCTGCCCTGGCCAGCGGCGCCCAGGCCATTCACCCCGGTTATGGCTTTCTGTCCGAGAACGCCGGGTTCGCCCGGGCGATTGAACAAGCCGGCCTGATTTTCCTCGGCCCGCCCGCCTCGGCCATCGACGCCATGGGCAGCAAATCCGCCGCCAAGGCCCTGATGGAAACCGCCGGTGTGCCGCTGGTGCCCGGTTATCACGGCGAAGCCCAGGACCTCGACACGTTCCGCGACGCCTGTGAACGCATCGGTTATCCGGTGCTGCTCAAGGCCACTGCCGGTGGTGGCGGCAAAGGCATGAAAGTGGTCGAGGACGTCAGCCAACTGGCCGAAGCCCTGGCCTCGGCCCAGCGAGAAGCGCAATCGTCGTTCGGCGATTCACGGATGCTGGTGGAGAAATACCTGCTCAAGCCGCGCCACGTTGAGATCCAGGTCTTTGCCGACCAACACGGTAACTGCCTGTACCTCAACGAGCGGGATTGCTCGATTCAACGCCGACATCAGAAGGTCGTCGAAGAAGCACCGGCGCCGGGCCTGAGTCCAGAGCTGCGGCGTGCCATGGGCGAGGCAGCGGTGCGTTCGGCGCAGGCCATCGGGTATGTCGGTGCCGGTACCGTGGAATTTTTGCTGGATGCGCGCGGCGAGTTCTTCTTCATGGAGATGAACACGCGTCTGCAAGTCGAACATCCGGTGACTGAAGCCATTACCGGCCTCGACCTGGTGGCCTGGCAGATCCGTGTGGCACGTGGCGAGCGGCTGCCGATCACTCAGGAGCAAGTGCCGCTGCTGGGCCACGCCATCGAAGTGCGGCTGTACGCCGAAGACCCAGCCAACGATTTCCTGCCGGCCACCGGGCGCCTGGCGTTGTATCGCGAATCCGCCGAAGGGCCGGGGCGTCGTGTGGACAGCGGGGTTGAAGAAGGTGATGAGATTTCGCCATTCTACGACCCGATGCTCGGCAAGCTGATCGCCTGGGGCGAGGACCGTGAACAGGCACGCCTGCGGTTGTTGAGCATGCTCGATGAATTCGCGATCGGCGGGCTGAAAACCAATATCAGCTTTCTGCGACGGATCGTCGCCCACCCTGCCTTCGCGGCGGCGGAACTAGACACGGGATTTATCCCACGTTACCAAGCGCAATTACTGCCAGAACCTGGCGAATTGGATGACGACTTCTGGCTCGCAGCGGCCCATGGCTTCGCGTTGAGCCTGATGTCGCGTGTGCGCTCTGACGACGCCCACTCGCCCTGGGCCAATACCGACGGGTTGCGCCTGGGACTGCCGAGGGAAACCACCTTGCACCTCAGCTGCGAGGGCCAGGATCGGGCGATGACGCTGGACGTTGCAACCGGTAGTGCCCAACGCCAGGGCGATCAACTGATCATCGAGCACAACGGCCTGCGCCGCAGACATCGCGCCATTCGCGCGGGCGACAGCCTGTTTCTGCAATGGGAAGGCGACCTGCACCGAATCGATGTGCATGATCCGTTAGCCGCCGCTGAGTCCAGCCATGGCCATCAGGGCGGCCTGACCGCGCCTATGAACGGCAGCATCGTTCGCGTACTGGTCAATGTCGGCCAAACGGTGGAAACCGGGACGCAACTGGTGGTGCTGGAGGCGATGAAAATGGAGCACAGCATCCGCGCGCCCAAGACCGGTGTGATCAAGGCACTGTATTGCCAGGAAGGTGAAATGGTCAGCGAGGGCAGTGTGCTGGTTGCGTTCGAAGAATAG
- a CDS encoding gamma-carboxygeranoyl-CoA hydratase has product MDNFNTLELLTDSRGVATLWLSRESKNNAFNAEMIRELILALDHVSSDPSLRFLLIRGRGKHFSAGADLAWMQQSAELDYHTNLDDARELAELMYNLAKLKIPTLAVVQGAAFGGALGLISACDMAIGADEAQFCLSEVRIGLAPAVISPFVVQAIGERAARRYALTAERFGGQRAREIGLLSESYPAETLDHQVEQWIDNLLLNSPAAMRASKDLLREVGNGALTPALRRYTENAIARIRVSPEGQEGLRAFLQKRAPNWQAESKNKEPR; this is encoded by the coding sequence ATGGATAACTTCAACACCCTCGAACTGCTCACCGACTCGCGCGGCGTCGCCACCCTGTGGCTCAGCCGCGAATCGAAAAACAACGCGTTCAACGCCGAAATGATCCGTGAGCTGATCCTGGCCCTGGATCACGTCAGCAGCGATCCAAGCCTGCGATTCCTGCTGATCCGTGGCCGTGGCAAACACTTCAGCGCCGGCGCCGACCTGGCCTGGATGCAACAATCGGCCGAGCTCGACTACCACACCAACCTTGATGACGCCCGGGAACTGGCGGAGCTGATGTACAACCTCGCCAAGCTGAAAATCCCTACGCTGGCGGTCGTCCAAGGCGCGGCATTTGGCGGTGCGCTAGGATTGATCAGCGCCTGCGACATGGCCATTGGCGCCGATGAAGCGCAATTCTGCCTGTCGGAAGTGCGCATTGGCCTGGCACCCGCCGTGATCAGCCCGTTCGTGGTGCAAGCCATCGGCGAGCGCGCGGCCCGGCGTTACGCCCTGACCGCGGAACGCTTCGGCGGGCAACGGGCGCGGGAAATCGGTTTGCTGTCGGAAAGCTACCCGGCCGAGACACTGGATCACCAGGTCGAACAATGGATCGACAACCTGTTGCTCAATAGCCCTGCAGCCATGCGCGCCAGCAAGGACCTGCTGCGTGAAGTCGGCAACGGCGCCCTCACCCCGGCGCTGCGGCGTTACACCGAGAACGCCATCGCCCGCATCCGCGTCAGCCCGGAGGGCCAGGAAGGTCTGCGGGCCTTCCTGCAAAAGCGCGCACCCAACTGGCAAGCCGAGTCGAAAAATAAGGAGCCCCGTTGA
- a CDS encoding carboxyl transferase domain-containing protein, with amino-acid sequence MATLHTQLNPRSPEFIANRDAMLHQVEALRTLLTQVQQGGGPKAQERHTSRGKLLPRERINRLLDPGSPFLEISPLAAYEVYGEDVPAAGVIAGIGRVEGVECMIVANDATVKGGSYYPLTVKKHLRAQTIAQQNRLPCIYLVDSGGANLPRQDEVFPDREHFGRIFFNQANMSAQGIPQIAVVMGSCTAGGAYVPAMADEAIMVRQQATIFLAGPPLVKAATGEVVSAEDLGGADVHCKISGVADHYADSDEHALAIARRSIANLNWRKLGDVQQRMPIAPLYSSDELYGVVSADAKQPFDVREVIARLVDGSVFDEFKALFGTTLVCGFAHLHGYPIAILANNGILFAEAAQKGAHFIELACQRGIPLLFLQNITGFMVGQKYEAGGIAKHGAKLVTAVACAKVPKFTVIIGGSFGAGNYGMCGRAYDPRFLWMWPNARIGVMGAEQAAGVLVQVKREQAERSGHPFSAEQEAEIKQPILDQYEEQGHPYYSSARLWDDGVIDPAQTRDVLGLALSASLNAPIEPSRFGVFRM; translated from the coding sequence ATGGCCACGCTGCACACTCAGCTCAATCCGCGCTCGCCAGAATTCATCGCCAATCGCGATGCGATGCTCCACCAGGTCGAGGCCCTGCGCACCTTGCTCACGCAGGTCCAGCAAGGTGGCGGCCCGAAAGCACAAGAACGTCACACGTCACGGGGCAAGCTGCTGCCTCGTGAGCGAATCAATCGTCTGCTGGATCCCGGCTCGCCGTTTCTGGAAATCAGCCCACTGGCAGCCTACGAAGTTTATGGCGAAGACGTTCCAGCCGCCGGGGTGATTGCCGGCATCGGCCGCGTGGAAGGCGTCGAATGCATGATCGTCGCCAACGACGCCACGGTAAAAGGCGGATCGTATTACCCGCTGACGGTGAAAAAACACCTGCGTGCCCAGACCATCGCCCAGCAGAATCGCTTGCCTTGCATTTATCTAGTGGACTCCGGCGGCGCCAACCTGCCGCGCCAGGACGAAGTGTTCCCTGACCGCGAGCATTTCGGTCGGATCTTCTTCAACCAGGCCAACATGAGTGCCCAGGGCATCCCGCAGATCGCCGTGGTCATGGGCTCCTGCACCGCCGGGGGCGCCTACGTGCCAGCCATGGCCGACGAAGCGATCATGGTTCGCCAGCAGGCCACGATTTTCCTCGCCGGCCCGCCGCTGGTGAAAGCCGCCACCGGCGAGGTGGTCAGCGCCGAAGACCTCGGCGGTGCCGATGTGCATTGCAAGATCTCCGGCGTGGCCGATCATTACGCCGACAGCGACGAACATGCCCTGGCCATCGCCCGCCGCAGCATCGCCAACCTCAACTGGCGCAAACTCGGCGATGTGCAGCAACGCATGCCCATTGCCCCGCTGTATTCGAGCGACGAGCTGTACGGCGTGGTGTCGGCCGACGCCAAGCAACCGTTCGATGTCCGGGAAGTGATTGCGCGGCTGGTGGACGGTTCGGTGTTCGACGAGTTCAAGGCGCTGTTCGGGACGACGCTGGTGTGCGGCTTCGCCCACTTGCACGGCTATCCCATCGCGATCCTCGCCAACAACGGCATTCTGTTTGCCGAAGCCGCGCAGAAAGGCGCGCACTTCATCGAGCTGGCCTGTCAGCGCGGCATACCCTTGCTGTTCCTGCAGAACATCACCGGCTTCATGGTCGGCCAGAAGTACGAAGCCGGCGGCATCGCCAAACACGGTGCAAAACTGGTGACCGCCGTGGCGTGTGCCAAGGTGCCGAAATTCACCGTGATCATCGGTGGCAGTTTCGGCGCGGGTAACTATGGCATGTGCGGTCGCGCCTACGATCCACGCTTTCTGTGGATGTGGCCGAACGCGCGGATTGGCGTGATGGGGGCCGAACAGGCGGCCGGTGTGTTGGTGCAGGTCAAGCGCGAACAGGCCGAACGCAGCGGCCATCCTTTCAGCGCCGAGCAGGAAGCCGAGATCAAGCAACCGATTCTCGACCAATACGAAGAACAGGGTCACCCCTACTACTCCAGTGCGCGGCTGTGGGACGACGGTGTCATCGACCCGGCCCAGACCCGCGATGTGCTGGGCCTGGCCTTGTCCGCGTCGCTGAACGCACCCATCGAACCGAGCCGCTTCGGCGTGTTCCGGATGTAA
- a CDS encoding cytochrome b: MSAPRHFAPLARLLHWLMALMVIAMLFIGAGMVASVSERHEWLLQLHKPLGIAILLLVIVRLVVRFSTRQPPLPVDLPGWQVLAAKASHVLLYALMLVLPLLGWGMISAAGDPVMLSSSLQLPSILPAHAETFALLRKAHGYLAYLLFLTVLVHLAAALFHAWVRRDEVLDSMLRGKG, encoded by the coding sequence ATGAGCGCCCCCCGTCACTTCGCCCCGCTGGCTCGGCTGTTGCACTGGCTGATGGCATTGATGGTCATCGCCATGCTGTTTATCGGTGCGGGCATGGTCGCCTCGGTGTCCGAGCGCCATGAATGGCTGCTCCAACTGCACAAGCCGCTGGGCATCGCGATTCTGTTGTTGGTGATTGTGCGCCTGGTGGTGCGCTTCAGTACCCGCCAGCCGCCGCTACCGGTCGATCTGCCTGGCTGGCAGGTGTTGGCGGCCAAAGCTTCGCACGTTTTGTTGTATGCCTTGATGCTGGTCCTGCCGCTGCTGGGCTGGGGCATGATTTCGGCGGCGGGAGACCCAGTGATGCTCAGCAGCTCGTTGCAACTGCCCTCGATCCTGCCAGCGCACGCCGAGACGTTCGCATTGCTGCGCAAGGCCCATGGGTACCTGGCGTATCTGTTGTTCTTGACCGTGCTGGTGCATCTGGCCGCGGCGCTGTTTCACGCTTGGGTGCGCCGGGATGAGGTGTTGGACAGTATGTTGCGAGGCAAGGGCTGA
- a CDS encoding S24 family peptidase — MDKWIELVKAKMKELRVTQVVLAERLGMSQGGVGHWLTKRRQPSVEDMNRVLQELGMEFLEVAMVIREPDTTTDEGMALAQKYNPYFRYPVSDWNEVGEIREGDLAAYGQARYELTDYHAQGRAFWLVVVGDAMTAPSGLSIPEGMSILVDPAIEAVPGKLVVAQLPGSSDATFRKLIEESGQRYLVPLNPTYPKNLYTEQCRIIGVVVQATIRF, encoded by the coding sequence ATGGATAAATGGATAGAGTTGGTCAAGGCCAAGATGAAGGAGCTGCGCGTCACGCAAGTGGTGCTCGCAGAGCGTTTGGGCATGTCCCAGGGCGGTGTCGGCCATTGGCTGACCAAGCGCCGGCAGCCGAGTGTCGAAGACATGAATCGGGTGCTGCAGGAGCTGGGCATGGAATTTCTGGAAGTGGCGATGGTGATTCGTGAGCCGGACACCACGACCGACGAAGGCATGGCCCTGGCGCAGAAGTACAACCCGTATTTCCGCTACCCGGTGAGCGATTGGAACGAAGTGGGTGAGATCCGCGAAGGTGATCTCGCTGCCTACGGCCAGGCGCGCTATGAGCTGACGGATTACCACGCCCAGGGGCGAGCGTTCTGGCTGGTAGTGGTCGGCGATGCGATGACCGCGCCGAGCGGGTTGAGCATCCCCGAGGGCATGTCGATCCTGGTAGACCCGGCCATCGAGGCGGTGCCGGGCAAACTGGTGGTCGCTCAGTTGCCTGGCAGCAGCGATGCGACCTTTCGTAAATTGATCGAAGAGAGCGGGCAGCGTTACCTGGTTCCGCTCAATCCGACTTACCCGAAAAACCTGTATACCGAACAATGCCGCATCATCGGTGTAGTGGTGCAGGCAACCATCAGGTTTTAA